Proteins found in one Miscanthus floridulus cultivar M001 chromosome 4, ASM1932011v1, whole genome shotgun sequence genomic segment:
- the LOC136552582 gene encoding small ribosomal subunit protein uS15z-like, with translation MGRVYGPGKGMSSSVLPYARVAPGWVRSTAGEVEDMIVRAAKKGHLPSQIGALLRDTHGVPLVHGVTGGKILRMLKARGLAPEVPEDLYFLIKKAVAIRKHLDRNRTDVDAKFRLILVESRVHRLIRYYRRTKKIAPNLKYESTTASALVA, from the coding sequence ATGGGACGCGTGTACGGCCCCGGGAAGGGCATGTCCTCGTCGGTGCTGCCCTACGCTCGCGTCGCCCCTGGCTGGGTGAGGTCGACTGCTGGGGAGGTGGAGGACATGATCGTGCGCGCCGCCAAGAAGGGCCACCTGCCGTCGCAGATCGGTGCGCTGCTCCGCGACACGCACGGCGTCCCGCTGGTCCACGGCGTCACGGGCGGCAAGATCCTGCGCATGCTCAAGGCCCGCGGGCTCGCGCCGGAGGTGCCCGAGGACCTCTACTTCCTCATCAAGAAGGCCGTCGCGATCAGGAAGCACCTGGACAGGAACCGGACGGACGTAGACGCCAAGTTCCGCCTGATCCTCGTCGAGAGCAGGGTCCACCGCCTGATCCGCTACTACCGCCGCACCAAGAAGATCGCCCCcaacttgaagtacgaatcgacCACCGCGAGCGCTCTGGTGGCGTGA
- the LOC136552583 gene encoding uncharacterized protein, protein MASLVHQASMPAMAPPCDEELVPQGFSCFGRSLSRASSSSRLEYRTLQHEQGEERRAAAAQDARSARAKLRWKAVAHEIMAKGGGGARRRKRQQQLAAFSYDSRSYALNFDRGADE, encoded by the coding sequence ATGGCCAGCCTCGTGCACCAGGCGTCCATGCCGGCGATGGCACCGCCGTGCGACGAGGAGCTGGTCCCGCAAGGCTTCAGCTGCTTCGGCCGCTCGCTGTCGCGGGCGTCGTCGTCGAGCCGGCTCGAGTACAGGACGCTGCAGCACGAACAGGGCGAGGAgaggcgcgccgccgccgcgcaggaCGCGCGGTCGGCGCGCGCCAAGCTGCGGTGGAAGGCGGTGGCGCACGAGATCATGgcgaagggcggcggcggcgcgcggcggaggaagcggcagcagcagctggcAGCCTTCAGCTACGACTCCCGGAGCTACGCGCTCAACTTCGACCGGGGCGCCGACGAGTAG